cccCAGGTGACTATgccccaggtgactgagccccCAGGTGACTAggccccaggtgactgagcccccaggccccaggtgactgagcccccaggccccaggtgactgagccccCAGGTGACTAggccccaggtgactgagcccccaggtgactgagcccccaggtgactgagcctgggaattgatgggaaattatgtaaatatatcactagccactttaaacaatgctaccttatataatgttacttaccctacattattcatctcatatgcatacgtatatactgtactctacatcatcgactgcatccttatgtaatacatgtatcactagccactttaactatgccactttgtttactttgtctacatactcatctcatatgtatatactgtactcgataccatctactgtatgctgctctgtaccatcactcattcatatatccttatgtacatattctttatccccttacactgtgtataagacagtagttttggaattgttagttagattacttgttggttatcactgcattgtcggaactagaagcacaagcatttcgctacactcgcattaacatctgctaaccatgtgtatgtgacaaataaaatttgatttgatgtgatttgattcagcctcatttactgcctttaaaaaaacatatcaGACAtgactgacttgcttaaacaaatgtggtttctactgacaattgagatgtacaaactatggcataaggctACGACAAGCTGAAAAAACTAATCAAATGAAAAGTCGTTCATTCCAGAATTTGGTTTTACTTTTATTACGATGTTGATAAAAACACAAGTCATCCCACAGTCAGACAGATGAAGCAACAGAAACACtatcttcttctgcttcttctgtgTGTCCATTACATTCCGATCAGGAGGGTCTCCaggtaaacaaacaacaacaacaacaaacatgatTGTGAGGTCACTTCCCAAATGGCTCCCGATTCCCGTCTTTTGAGAAGGTCACAtcagcactataaagggaacagggtgtctTTTGAGAAGGTCACAtcagcactataaagggaacagggtgcctttTGAGAAGGTCACAtcagcactataaagggaacagggtgtctTTTGAGAAGGTCACAtcagcactataaagggaacagggtgtctTTTCAGCACTATAAAGAACAGGTCACAtcagcactataaagggaacagggtgtctTTTGAGAAGGTCACAtcagcactataaagggaacagggtgtctTTTGAGAAGGTCACAtcagcactataaagggaacagggtgtctTTTGAGAAGGTCACAtcagcactataaagggaacagggtgtctTTTGAGAAGGTCACAtcagcactataaagggaacagggtgtctTTTGAGAAGGTCACAtcagcactataaagggaacagggtgcctttTGAGAAGGTCACAtcagcactataaagggaacagggtgtctTTTGAGAAGGTCACAtcagcactataaagggaacagggtgtctTTTGAGAAGGTCACAtcagcactataaagggaacagggtgcctttTGAGAAGGTCACAtcagcactataaagggaacagggtgcctttTGAGAAGCACAGCTAATCAGTATTCTGAATCTCAGACGTGTCCTAGGCCAGTTTGAGCAGTTCTGTAACCATGACGCCCACCCCGTCAAACACCTCGTGTACGGGAGCGTTACACATGAAGGCGGAGGAGGTGACCAGCTTGTTCTTCACATCGATGTGGACCTCCCCCACTTTCTTATTCACGTGTTTACAGCCCAGCTCCTTCATGGCAGTTGCCGTCTGGGCATGGGGCCATCTAGTGGCAGGAGGGAGAAGAATAGCAGCAGGGTTAAAAACATACTGCTTTGTCCTGTTAAAAcatatcatcacacacacacacacacacacacacacacacacacacacacacaaacacacaaacacacctgagaCATTGTAACTCACCTCTCACACTCCTTGTCCTGTCCCACGGTGATCTCACACCCCGGCAGGGCCTTAGCAGCTAGGACAGGGGAGATGCAGCACATAGCCAGGGGCTTGCCTGCAGCGTGGAACCCCTTA
This DNA window, taken from Oncorhynchus nerka isolate Pitt River unplaced genomic scaffold, Oner_Uvic_2.0 unplaced_scaffold_1642, whole genome shotgun sequence, encodes the following:
- the LOC135568227 gene encoding glutamine amidotransferase-like class 1 domain-containing protein 3, mitochondrial isoform X2 → MFAPNVDQMHVVNHCEGKPTAEKRNVLEESARIARGDVSDLAKLEITAFDALVIPGGFGVAKNLSDWAVKGKEFTVQPQVEKLIKGFHAAGKPLAMCCISPVLAAKALPGCEITVGQDKECERWPHAQTATAMKELGCKHVNKKVGEVHIDVKNKLVTSSAFMCNAPVHEVFDGVGVMVTELLKLA